In Persephonella hydrogeniphila, the following are encoded in one genomic region:
- the rnhA gene encoding ribonuclease HI yields MKKVKIFTDGSSLGNPGPGGWCALLRYNKHEKILKGGKRSTTNNEMEIKAVLEALKALKEPCEVELYTDSQYIEKAIKEWIHNWTKNNWKTSSKKDVAHKDMWQEIYRLINIHQVKPVWVKAHAGHKENELCDKIAKEEAQKFKNY; encoded by the coding sequence ATGAAAAAAGTAAAGATATTTACAGATGGTTCATCTCTCGGAAATCCAGGTCCAGGAGGGTGGTGTGCTTTGCTCAGATACAATAAGCATGAGAAGATTTTAAAAGGAGGAAAAAGAAGTACGACAAATAACGAGATGGAAATAAAAGCTGTTCTTGAGGCTCTAAAAGCCTTAAAAGAACCCTGTGAAGTTGAACTATACACAGATTCCCAGTATATAGAGAAAGCCATCAAAGAATGGATACACAACTGGACAAAAAACAACTGGAAAACATCCTCAAAAAAAGATGTTGCCCATAAAGATATGTGGCAGGAGATATACCGATTAATAAACATTCATCAGGTAAAACCTGTATGGGTAAAAGCCCACGCTGGACATAAAGAGAATGAGCTCTGTGACAAAATAGCAAAAGAAGAAGCCCAAAAATTTAAAAATTATTAA
- a CDS encoding energy transducer TonB has product MKKIFNEKRNFIIGLVLSLFIHGSIFAVLVYITKKEKKEKKEEKIVYINIVKPKTKKEKAPVVKKKIPKFSKKKAEKPKPKPKPKPKPKPKPKPKPKPKPKPKPKPKPKPKPVPKPEVVKEIVKKEPPKEELVKKLPEIKQEEITEIKEEIQNTNINEKELEPEQFSISNLKGKDLIYQHGKEEVEKEKKESDKSVLEYIRALERYLNELARKKDLYPPMAKRLRIEGSLVVRFTIKADGSVDESSIQIIDSSNYNVLDKGAVQLIKKYVPEFAKKYGKKPPKGDLTIELPITFEIIGW; this is encoded by the coding sequence TTGAAAAAGATTTTTAATGAGAAAAGAAATTTTATTATAGGATTGGTTTTATCTTTATTTATTCACGGTTCAATTTTTGCGGTTCTTGTCTATATAACCAAAAAAGAGAAAAAAGAAAAAAAAGAGGAAAAAATAGTTTATATAAATATTGTAAAGCCTAAAACAAAAAAAGAAAAAGCTCCTGTAGTAAAAAAGAAAATACCAAAATTCTCAAAGAAAAAAGCTGAAAAACCAAAACCAAAGCCCAAGCCCAAGCCGAAACCAAAGCCGAAACCAAAACCAAAACCAAAACCGAAACCAAAGCCAAAGCCAAAGCCCAAACCCAAACCAAAGCCAGTGCCTAAACCTGAAGTAGTAAAGGAGATAGTCAAAAAAGAACCTCCAAAAGAAGAACTTGTTAAAAAATTACCTGAGATAAAACAGGAAGAAATAACGGAGATAAAGGAAGAGATACAAAACACAAACATAAATGAAAAAGAGCTTGAGCCTGAACAATTCAGCATATCAAATCTAAAGGGAAAAGATCTTATATATCAGCATGGAAAGGAGGAAGTAGAGAAAGAAAAAAAAGAGTCTGATAAGAGCGTTCTTGAGTATATAAGAGCTCTTGAGAGATATCTCAATGAGCTTGCAAGAAAAAAAGATCTATATCCTCCTATGGCAAAAAGATTAAGGATAGAAGGCTCTCTTGTTGTGAGATTTACAATTAAAGCTGATGGTTCTGTAGACGAAAGTTCTATCCAGATAATAGACAGTAGCAATTATAATGTGCTTGATAAAGGGGCGGTACAACTTATAAAGAAGTATGTTCCTGAATTTGCAAAAAAATACGGGAAAAAACCTCCGAAAGGAGATTTAACAATAGAACTTCCAATAACCTTTGAGATTATAGGGTGGTAA
- a CDS encoding MotA/TolQ/ExbB proton channel family protein, translating into MSLTEVILNIALIGGDPVLYILILMSIIGVAVVVERLITIPKIEKNMMDYDPLTLKLSLEKRLGILATFGNNAPFIGLFGTVLGIIKAFHDLGVAEEFGVRVVMAGISEALVATAMGLFVAIPSVIAYNYFVRRVKKILLTYEYRKNLPVEMRE; encoded by the coding sequence TTGTCCTTAACAGAAGTAATACTGAATATAGCCCTTATTGGGGGAGACCCTGTACTTTACATACTTATACTGATGAGTATAATTGGTGTGGCAGTAGTTGTAGAGAGGCTCATCACAATACCAAAAATAGAAAAAAACATGATGGATTATGATCCTCTTACACTTAAGCTATCTCTGGAAAAGAGACTGGGGATACTCGCTACTTTTGGAAATAACGCTCCTTTTATAGGTCTATTTGGTACTGTTTTAGGGATAATAAAGGCTTTCCACGATTTAGGAGTTGCTGAAGAGTTTGGAGTGAGAGTCGTAATGGCTGGTATATCCGAAGCTCTTGTTGCTACAGCTATGGGTCTTTTTGTTGCTATCCCTTCTGTTATAGCCTATAACTATTTTGTTAGAAGAGTAAAAAAGATTTTACTTACCTATGAGTACAGAAAAAATCTGCCAGTTGAGATGAGGGAGTGA
- a CDS encoding ExbD/TolR family protein gives MKLIDEDDKEISDINMTPFVDIILVVLIIFLATATFIVEGKIPLKLPKAETGESREIKQKKVVLSIKKDGSVYLNGKKISIKNLKERLKKLSKETVVVLRADKNVPFQKVVTVIDTCRSEGLEKYTIETSKIE, from the coding sequence ATGAAACTTATAGACGAAGATGATAAAGAGATATCTGATATAAATATGACTCCTTTTGTGGATATAATTCTTGTAGTGCTTATTATATTTCTTGCTACGGCAACATTTATCGTGGAGGGAAAAATTCCTCTAAAACTACCAAAGGCAGAGACAGGAGAATCAAGGGAGATAAAACAGAAAAAAGTAGTTCTGTCGATAAAGAAAGACGGTTCGGTGTATCTAAACGGAAAGAAAATCAGCATAAAAAACTTAAAAGAAAGATTAAAAAAACTATCTAAAGAAACAGTTGTCGTTTTAAGAGCAGACAAAAATGTTCCTTTCCAGAAAGTTGTTACTGTAATTGATACCTGTCGGTCTGAAGGATTGGAAAAATATACAATAGAAACCTCAAAAATAGAATAA